Proteins encoded together in one Flavobacterium keumense window:
- a CDS encoding 2,3,4,5-tetrahydropyridine-2,6-dicarboxylate N-succinyltransferase: MNSLQTTIEQAWENRALLQETATTNAIREVIALLDAGKLRVAEPKGDTSTSLSTGSWQVNEWVKKAVVMYFPIQKMETWEAGIFEFHDKMELKRNYAEKGVRVVPGASARYGSYISSGVIMMPSYVNIGAYVDEGTMVDTWATVGSCAQIGKDVHLSGGVGIGGVLEPLQAAPVIIEDGAFIGSRCIVVEGVHVGKEAVLGANVCLTASTKIIDVTGDEPKEMKGFVPARSVVIPGSYTKKFAAGEFQVPCALIIGTRKPSTDLKTSLNNALREYDVAV; encoded by the coding sequence ATGAATTCATTACAAACAACAATAGAACAAGCTTGGGAGAACAGAGCTTTATTACAAGAAACGGCTACAACCAATGCTATTAGAGAAGTTATTGCATTATTAGATGCCGGAAAATTACGTGTTGCTGAACCAAAAGGAGATACTTCGACTTCGCTCAGTACAGGCTCTTGGCAAGTAAACGAATGGGTAAAGAAAGCCGTAGTAATGTATTTCCCTATCCAAAAAATGGAAACTTGGGAAGCTGGTATTTTTGAGTTCCATGACAAAATGGAATTGAAAAGAAACTATGCTGAAAAAGGAGTACGTGTGGTACCAGGCGCTTCTGCTCGTTATGGTTCATACATTTCTAGTGGGGTTATCATGATGCCAAGTTATGTTAATATTGGTGCGTATGTTGATGAAGGGACTATGGTTGATACTTGGGCGACCGTAGGAAGTTGTGCTCAAATTGGTAAAGACGTTCACTTAAGTGGTGGTGTTGGAATTGGTGGTGTTTTAGAACCTTTACAAGCTGCTCCAGTAATTATTGAAGATGGTGCTTTTATTGGTTCTCGTTGTATTGTAGTAGAAGGAGTTCATGTAGGTAAAGAAGCGGTTCTTGGAGCCAATGTATGTTTAACTGCATCAACAAAAATCATCGATGTAACTGGTGACGAACCTAAAGAAATGAAAGGATTTGTACCTGCTCGTTCTGTAGTAATTCCAGGAAGTTACACTAAAAAATTCGCGGCTGGAGAATTTCAAGTGCCTTGTGCTTTAATCATTGGTACTCGCAAACCTTCTACTGATTTGAAAACATCATTGAACAATGCGTTGAGAGAATACGACGTAGCAGTATAA